A window of the Phragmites australis chromosome 20, lpPhrAust1.1, whole genome shotgun sequence genome harbors these coding sequences:
- the LOC133901219 gene encoding L-ascorbate oxidase-like, whose product MASQPGAGRHLLCCLFLSLSLATLAHAATHRHHWEISYQFKSPDCVRKLAVTINGQTPGPIIRATQGDTIVVAVKNTLLTENVAIHWHGIRQMGTPWADGTEGVTQCPILPGDTFTYTFVVDRPGTYMYHAHYGMQRSAGLNGMIVVAAAPWGKDAAPFRYDGEHDVLLNDWWHKSTYEQATGLASVPLGWVGEPQSLLINGRGRFTNCSAAAAGTCSVSHPECATPVFAVVPGKTYRFRIASVTSLSALNFEIEGHPMTVVEADGHYVKPFVVKNLNIYSGETYSVLIKADQDPNRNYWLASNVVSRKPGTPTGTAILSYYSHRTSPRRPPPTTPPTGPAWNDTMYRFRQSVATVAHPAHVEAPPPRADRTIILLNTQNKIDGHVKWALNNVSFALPHTPYLVAMKRGLLGAFDQRPPPETYAHQEYNIYAVQPNPNATTSDGLYRLQFGSVVDVVLQNANMLAANSSETHPWHLHGHDFWVLGYGIGRFDLAVHPASYNLKDPILKNTVAVHPYGWTALRFKADNPGVWAFHCHIEAHFFMGMGIVFEEGVERVGQLPPEIMGCGATKGH is encoded by the exons ATGGCTTCCCAGCCGGGAGCGGGGCGTCACCTCCTCTGctgcctcttcctctccctctcactgGCCACGCTCGCGCATGCCGCGACGCACCGCCACCATTGGGAGATCAGTTACCAGTTCAAGTCCCCGGACTGCGTACGCAAGCTCGCCGTCACCATCAATGGCCAGACGCCCGGCCCCATCATCCGCGCCACGCAGGGCGACACCATCGTGGTCGCCGTCAAGAACACTCTCCTCACCGAGAACGTCGCGATCCATTGGCACGGCATCCGGCAGATGGGCACCCCCTGGGCGGACGGCACCGAGGGGGTGACACAGTGCCCCATCCTCCCCGGTGACACATTCACCTACACGTTCGTCGTCGACCGCCCGGGGACGTACATGTACCACGCGCACTACGGGATGCAGCGGTCGGCCGGGCTCAACGGCATGATCGTCGTGGCCGCGGCGCCGTGGGGTAAGGACGCGGCGCCGTTCAGGTACGACGGCGAGCACGACGTGCTTCTCAACGACTGGTGGCACAAGAGCACCTACGAGCAGGCCACCGGGCTCGCCTCCGTACCCCTGGGCTGGGTCGGTGAGCCGCAGTCTCTCCTCATCAACGGCAGGGGGAGGTTCACCAactgctcggcggcggcggcggggacctGCAGCGTCAGCCACCCGGAGTGCGCCACTCCAGTGTTCGCCGTCGTGCCGGGCAAGACGTACCGGTTCCGCATCGCCAGCGTCACATCTTTGTCCGCGCTCAACTTTGAGATCGAG GGCCACCCTATGACAGTGGTGGAGGCCGACGGCCACTACGTGAAGCCGTTCGTGGTGAAGAACCTCAACATCTACTCCGGCGAGACCTACTCCGTGCTCATCAAGGCCGACCAGGACCCCAACCGCAACTACTGGCTCGCCTCCAACGTCGTCAGTCGCAAGCCCGGCACGCCCACGGGCACCGCCATCCTCAGCTACTACAGCCACCGCACCAGCCCGCGCCGGCCgcccccgaccacgccgcccaCGGGCCCGGCCTGGAACGACACCATGTACCGGTTCCGTCAGAGCGTGGCGACCGTGGCGCACCCGGCGCACGTCGAGGCCCCGCCGCCGCGAGCCGACCGCACCATCATCCTGCTCAACACGCAGAACAAGATCGACGGGCACGTGAAGTGGGCGCTCAACAACGTCTCCTTCGCGCTGCCGCACACGCCGTACCTGGTGGCCATGAAGCGCGGGCTCCTGGGCGCCTTCGACCAGCGGCCGCCGCCGGAGACGTACGCGCACCAGGAGTACAACATCTACGCCGTGCAGCCGAACCCGAACGCGACGACCAGCGACGGGCTGTACCGGCTGCAGTTCGGCTCCGTCGTCGACGTGGTTCTCCAGAACGCCAACATGCTGGCGGCTAACAGCAGCGAGACGCATCCGTGGCACCTACACGGCCACGACTTCTGGGTGCTCGGCTACGGCATCGGCCGCTTCGACCTGGCGGTGCACCCGGCGTCGTACAACCTCAAGGATCCGATACTGAAGAACACGGTAGCCGTGCACCCCTACGGCTGGACGGCGCTGAGGTTCAAGGCTGACAACCCCGGTGTGTGGGCGTTCCACTGCCACATCGAGGCCCATTTCTTCATGGGAATGGGCATCGTCTTCGAGGAGGGCGTCGAGCGCGTCGGCCAGCTCCCGCCGGAGATCATGGGGTGCGGCGCAACCAAGGGGCACTAG
- the LOC133901837 gene encoding heavy metal-associated isoprenylated plant protein 23-like yields the protein MGGTLEYLSELLGGGSSRRRYKKRKQFQTVELKVRMDCDGCEMKVRNALSSMKGVQSVEINRKQYKVTVQGFVEPHKVVKRVQATGKKAEIWPYVPYSLVAHPYAAPAYDKKAPPGYVRRVDAVMPVSSYGAAPQEERLVTMFSDDNPNACSIM from the exons ATGGGAGGCACACTGGAGTACTTGTCCGAGCTGCTGGGTGGCGGCAGCAGCCGGCGGcggtacaagaagaggaagcagTTCCAGACGGTGGAGCTCAAGGTGCGCATGGACTGCGACGGCTGCGAGATGAAAGTCAGAAACGCCCTCTCCAGCATGAAAG GGGTGCAGTCGGTGGAGATCAACCGGAAGCAGTACAAGGTGACGGTGCAGGGGTTCGTGGAGCCGCACAAGGTGGTGAAGCGGGTGCAGGCCACGGGGAAGAAGGCCGAGATCTGGCCCTACGTGCCCTACAGCCTCGTCGCGCACCCCTACGCCGCCCCCGCCTACGACAAGAAGGCGCCGCCGGGGTACGTGCGCAGGGTGGACGCCGTCATGCCGGTGTCCAGCTACGGCGCCGCGCCGCAGGAGGAGAGGCTCGTCACCATGTTCAGCGACGACAACCCCAACGCCTGCTCCATCATGTAG